The following coding sequences lie in one Gorilla gorilla gorilla isolate KB3781 chromosome 5, NHGRI_mGorGor1-v2.1_pri, whole genome shotgun sequence genomic window:
- the LOC109027185 gene encoding coiled-coil-helix-coiled-coil-helix domain-containing protein 2-like, with protein MPCGSQSRTSRVAIQASRVSHMRTAPRPAPAAQLPAAASPFAAGPPAAGPRQPGLMARIATTGAGVGYTLGHTITGGFNEGSNAEPASPDITYQEPQGTQMPQRQQPCLYEIKPFLECARNRVT; from the exons ATGCCATGTGGAAGCCAGAGCCGCACCTCCCGCGTGGCCATTCAGGCCAGCCGGGTATCTCACATGAGAACGGCac CCAGGCCAGCACCAGCAGCTCAGCTGCCAGCAGCGGCATCCCCCTTTGCAGCTGGCCCTCCTGCTGCTGGGCCCAGGCAGCCGGGTCTGATGGCCCGGATAGCAACCACTGGAGCTGGCGTGGGGTACACACTGGGTCATACCATCACTGGGGGCTTCAATGAAGGAAGTAATGCTGAGCCTGCAAGTCCTGACATCACCTACCAGGAGCCCCAGGGAACCCAGATGCCACAGCGGCAGCAGCCTTGCTTGTATGAGATAAAACCGTTTTTGGAGTGTGCCCGGAACCGGGTGACATAA